The following are encoded together in the Holophagales bacterium genome:
- a CDS encoding response regulator, which translates to MNSRAPVWRQRKALFSVLFVSLAAALLWAAAAYFRGFEQTHRREVESQLTAVVDLKAAELARWRQERIGDASLFAANPVFSRLVRACFAGEAGSEDVLRVWLGRFQAAYAYDAVLLLDSGFRKRIVIPDRPERAISFVSPASEAQLRAGEVVLEDFYQSDGDGKIYLKVLAPVLDGDAGSSLLAVVGLRIDPNVFLYPFIARWPTPSLTAETLLVRRDGTDALYLNELRFRRGSALSLRMPLARTDVPIVKAALGARGVVDGTDYRGVPVIAAVRPVEGSPWFLAARVDAAEVLAPVRERAWLAAVVAGALLLAGAAGIGFVLRTLSARADTERVRAAGALDESQARLHAITESAQDAILMMDGSGNVSYWNPAAERILGYTAEEVKGRNLHDLIAPQRFHAAHLPAYREFLRTGQGAAVGQTRELTALRRDGREIAVALSLSGVRIEGAWHAVGILRDITDRKNTEEVLQRALEEKAETNERLEAASALAHHMAHEAEAASLAKSQFLANMSHEIRTPMNGVLGMTGLLLDSNLTDEQRRFAVVVRASAESLLAVINDILDFSKIEAGKLELAEVDFDLRTLLEDVAEMHAVRAQDKGLELVCRIDPGMPTFLRGDPGRLRQMLVNLIGNAIKFTPKGEVVVEAAAGNETASSLDVRFEVRDTGIGIPEGKLGLLFNAFQQVDASTTRQYGGTGLGLAICRRLARLMGGEIGVTSVEGEGSTFWFSVFLRKQEHSRGEGIEMADVKGVRILAVDDNATNRLVISEQLSSWGVRHEEAESAAQALRMLHAAVTSGDPFRIVITDMQMPVTDGESLGRAVKEDPLLEGTLLVMMTSLGLRGDARRLEQIGFSAYLTKPVKQSQLHDCLATVLGRSRKKGRTEAADLLTRHSLSESRRRSFRILLAEDNATNQQVALGVLEKLGYRAEAVANGLEAVEALRAAPYDLVFMDVQMPVMDGFEATRTIRSDAVRLQKRRVPIIAMTAHAMKGDRERCLQEGMDDYVSKPIVPAELAAALEKWLPTEEGPTLLPPSPSVATVEALPVFDRVGFETRLMGDADLIEEITRGFLEDVPTKLAALAEAVRQGDPAEASRQAHSLKGSSANVGAVAMSAVAGVLEAAASAGRIEAVAALAPDLEAAFAVLEPRMKELLR; encoded by the coding sequence ATGAACAGCCGCGCCCCGGTCTGGCGACAGAGGAAGGCTCTCTTCTCGGTCCTGTTCGTGAGCCTCGCTGCGGCTCTCCTCTGGGCGGCAGCGGCCTACTTCCGGGGGTTCGAGCAGACGCACCGGCGAGAGGTCGAGAGCCAGCTGACGGCTGTCGTGGACCTGAAGGCGGCCGAGCTGGCGAGGTGGCGCCAGGAACGGATCGGGGACGCGTCCCTGTTCGCGGCGAACCCGGTGTTTTCGCGCCTCGTCCGGGCCTGTTTCGCTGGCGAGGCCGGGAGCGAGGACGTTCTGAGGGTCTGGCTCGGCCGATTCCAGGCGGCCTATGCCTACGACGCCGTCCTGCTGCTCGATTCCGGATTTCGCAAGAGGATCGTCATTCCCGACCGGCCCGAGCGGGCGATCTCGTTCGTCTCTCCGGCGTCCGAGGCGCAGCTGCGTGCAGGAGAGGTCGTCCTGGAGGACTTCTACCAGAGCGACGGGGACGGGAAGATCTACCTCAAGGTCCTCGCGCCCGTCCTCGACGGCGACGCGGGGAGCTCCCTGCTCGCGGTCGTCGGCCTGCGCATCGATCCGAACGTGTTCCTCTATCCGTTCATCGCGCGCTGGCCCACACCCAGTCTCACGGCCGAGACGCTCCTCGTCCGTCGCGACGGAACCGACGCCCTGTACCTCAACGAGCTCAGGTTCAGAAGGGGCTCCGCCCTGAGCCTGCGGATGCCGCTCGCCCGGACGGACGTTCCCATCGTGAAGGCGGCCCTCGGGGCGCGCGGGGTCGTCGACGGCACGGACTACAGGGGCGTACCGGTCATCGCGGCCGTGCGGCCCGTGGAGGGCTCGCCCTGGTTCCTCGCGGCGCGGGTCGACGCGGCGGAGGTCCTCGCGCCCGTGCGGGAGCGGGCCTGGCTGGCGGCGGTGGTCGCGGGAGCGCTCCTCCTCGCGGGTGCCGCCGGGATCGGATTCGTGCTCCGGACTCTCAGCGCGCGCGCCGACACGGAACGGGTGCGTGCCGCCGGAGCGCTCGACGAGAGCCAGGCCCGGCTGCACGCGATCACGGAATCGGCCCAGGACGCCATCCTGATGATGGACGGGTCCGGAAACGTGTCGTACTGGAACCCGGCTGCGGAGCGGATCCTCGGGTACACGGCGGAGGAAGTGAAGGGACGGAACCTCCACGACCTGATAGCGCCGCAGAGGTTCCACGCGGCGCACCTGCCGGCCTACCGGGAGTTCCTGCGGACCGGCCAGGGCGCAGCGGTGGGCCAGACCCGCGAGCTGACGGCTCTGCGCAGGGACGGCAGGGAGATCGCCGTCGCGCTCTCCCTGTCCGGCGTCCGGATCGAAGGGGCGTGGCACGCCGTCGGGATCCTGCGTGACATCACCGACAGGAAGAACACGGAGGAGGTGCTCCAGCGGGCCCTCGAGGAGAAGGCCGAGACGAACGAGCGGCTTGAGGCCGCGAGCGCGCTCGCCCACCACATGGCCCACGAGGCCGAGGCCGCGAGCCTCGCAAAGAGCCAGTTCCTGGCGAACATGAGCCACGAGATCCGGACGCCGATGAACGGGGTCCTCGGCATGACCGGCCTCCTCCTCGACAGCAACCTGACGGACGAGCAGCGCCGGTTCGCGGTCGTCGTGCGCGCGAGCGCCGAGTCGCTCCTCGCGGTGATCAACGACATCCTCGACTTCTCCAAGATCGAGGCCGGGAAGCTGGAGCTCGCCGAGGTCGACTTCGACCTCAGGACGCTGCTCGAGGACGTCGCGGAGATGCACGCCGTTCGGGCCCAGGACAAGGGACTCGAGCTCGTCTGCCGCATCGACCCCGGAATGCCGACGTTCCTCCGCGGCGATCCGGGGCGCCTGCGGCAGATGCTCGTGAACCTGATCGGGAACGCGATCAAGTTCACGCCGAAGGGAGAGGTCGTCGTCGAGGCCGCGGCCGGCAACGAGACCGCGTCGTCGCTGGACGTGCGCTTCGAGGTGCGGGACACCGGGATCGGGATACCGGAAGGGAAGCTCGGTCTGCTCTTCAACGCGTTCCAGCAGGTCGACGCCTCGACGACGCGGCAGTACGGCGGGACCGGTCTCGGTCTGGCGATCTGCCGGCGGCTGGCCCGACTGATGGGGGGCGAGATCGGCGTGACGAGCGTCGAAGGCGAAGGCTCGACGTTCTGGTTCTCGGTGTTTCTCCGCAAGCAGGAGCACTCCCGCGGCGAGGGGATCGAGATGGCGGACGTGAAGGGCGTCCGCATCCTCGCGGTGGACGACAACGCCACGAACCGGCTCGTGATCTCGGAGCAGCTCTCGTCCTGGGGCGTGAGGCACGAGGAGGCCGAAAGCGCGGCCCAGGCTCTCCGGATGCTGCACGCGGCCGTCACGAGCGGCGATCCGTTCCGTATCGTGATCACCGACATGCAGATGCCGGTGACCGACGGCGAGTCGCTCGGCAGGGCCGTCAAGGAGGACCCGCTCCTCGAGGGCACCCTCCTCGTGATGATGACCTCGCTGGGGCTCAGAGGGGACGCCCGGCGCCTGGAGCAGATCGGGTTCTCGGCCTACCTGACGAAACCCGTGAAGCAGTCTCAGCTCCACGACTGCCTGGCGACGGTTCTGGGCCGAAGCCGGAAGAAGGGGCGTACCGAGGCGGCGGACCTGCTCACGCGACACTCGCTCAGCGAGTCCCGGCGGCGGAGCTTCAGGATCCTGCTGGCCGAGGACAACGCGACGAACCAGCAGGTGGCCCTCGGCGTTCTCGAGAAGCTCGGCTACCGGGCCGAAGCCGTCGCCAACGGTCTGGAAGCGGTTGAGGCCCTTCGTGCCGCGCCCTACGACCTCGTCTTCATGGACGTCCAGATGCCCGTGATGGACGGATTCGAGGCGACGCGGACGATCCGCTCCGACGCGGTCCGGCTGCAGAAACGAAGAGTCCCCATCATCGCCATGACGGCCCACGCCATGAAGGGCGACCGGGAACGCTGCCTGCAGGAAGGAATGGACGACTACGTCTCCAAGCCGATCGTCCCGGCCGAGCTGGCGGCGGCCCTGGAGAAGTGGCTGCCGACGGAGGAGGGGCCGACCCTCCTGCCGCCCTCCCCGTCGGTCGCAACAGTGGAGGCCCTGCCGGTCTTCGACCGGGTCGGATTCGAGACCCGTCTCATGGGGGACGCCGACCTCATCGAGGAGATCACCAGGGGCTTCCTCGAGGACGTGCCCACGAAGCTGGCGGCGCTGGCGGAGGCGGTGCGCCAGGGCGACCCGGCCGAGGCCAGCCGGCAGGCGCACTCCCTGAAAGGATCCTCGGCCAACGTGGGCGCCGTGGCCATGAGCGCCGTCGCCGGCGTGCTCGAAGCGGCGGCCAGCGCGGGCCGGATCGAAGCGGTCGCGGCGCTCGCTCCCGACCTCGAGGCGGCGTTCGCGGTCCTCGAGCCTCGCATGAAGGAGCTCCTGCGGTGA